AGTGCGCGGGCGCGATCGGCCGGGCGTTCGCCCAAAAAGAGTTCGCGATCGCGTTCCTGGCTGTGGCTGGTCTGCTGATGCAGGGCCAGGTAATCCGCATGAGCCTGGGCCGCCGCCTGCAGTTGTGCCTGCGGGCGCAGGGCTTGCAGGCCCTGCTGCACGCGTTCGCGGTTGAGCAGCGCCAGCACCCGCTCGGCCGCCGGGGACAGCGACTGCGCCTGCAAGGCCGGCAGCATCAGCAACAGAAGGAAAAGGCGAAACAGCCAGGGCATGGGGGCGTGAGTGTCGCCAAAAAGGGCGAGTACAAAAACAAAAGCGCCCCGAAGGGCGCCGTTGTCTTGAGAACCAGTGCCTCAGCCTTGCAGGCCGCGCCTGCCCCACTCGATGGGGCAGGCCCTTCGACCGGCGTCGCTAGGTCCTCAGGACCTTGCTCGGCCCGGCCTCAGCGAACCACTTGCGCCAGCTCGCCCTTGGCGTAGGCCGCGGCCATGTCCACCAGGCTGCGGTTGCTCTGCTTGCGGCCCTGGCCCTCGCAACCGAACTCCAGGTAACGCTGCTTGCAGATGGCCTGGGCAGCGGCGCGCGCGGGCTTGAGCCATTCGCGGGCGTCGAACTTGTCCGGGTTCTCGGCCAGGAACTTGCGCACCGCACCGGTCATGGCCAGGCGGATGTCGGTGTCGATGTTGATCTTGCGCACGCCGTGCTTGATGGCTTCCTGGATCTCCTCGACCGGCACGCCGTAGGTCTCCTTCATCTTGCCGCCGTACTGGTTGATGATGGCCAGCAGGTCCTGCGGCACGGAAGACGAGCCATGCATCACCAGATGGGTGTTGGGGATGCGGGCGTGGATTTCTTTGACGCGGCTGATGGCCAGAATGTCGCCCGTGGGCTTGCGGCTGAACTTGTAAGCGCCGTGGCTGGTGCCGATGGCGATGGCCAGCGCGTCCAGCTGGGTGGCCTTCACAAACTGCGCGGCCTCCTCGGGGTCGGTCAGCATCTGGGCGTGGCTGAGCTTGCCCTCGGCGCCGATGCCGTCTTCCTCGCCGGCGTCACCCGTTTCCAGATTGCCCAGGCAGCCCAGCTCGCCT
Above is a window of Inhella inkyongensis DNA encoding:
- the fba gene encoding class II fructose-bisphosphate aldolase (catalyzes the reversible aldol condensation of dihydroxyacetonephosphate and glyceraldehyde 3-phosphate in the Calvin cycle, glycolysis, and/or gluconeogenesis), whose product is MPLVSMRQLLDHAAEHGYGIPAFNVNNLEQVQAVMAAADEVGAPVILQASAGARKYAGEPFIKHLIQAATESFPHIPLVMHQDHGTSPKVCQGAIDLGFGSVMMDGSLRDDGKTPADFAYNVEVTRAVVEMAHKVGVSVEGELGCLGNLETGDAGEEDGIGAEGKLSHAQMLTDPEEAAQFVKATQLDALAIAIGTSHGAYKFSRKPTGDILAISRVKEIHARIPNTHLVMHGSSSVPQDLLAIINQYGGKMKETYGVPVEEIQEAIKHGVRKINIDTDIRLAMTGAVRKFLAENPDKFDAREWLKPARAAAQAICKQRYLEFGCEGQGRKQSNRSLVDMAAAYAKGELAQVVR